The following DNA comes from Ooceraea biroi isolate clonal line C1 chromosome 11, Obir_v5.4, whole genome shotgun sequence.
CCTCTGCCGTTCCTGCTCACGACGCTCGGCTGCgctcaatttctttttcttcttctttttgagTGCTTCTTCCggttcctcctcctcgtcgctgGATGTCTCGACATTCTCACGCGCGGCCTGATTTGGTTTACTGTCCCAAGAAAACCCACACTCCGGAATTTGGAATTTTTCCATGAACAGCTTACCTTCTTCTACTTCGCTTGCATCAGAAAAATCCAGctcgtttatatcttttattctattttcttttttcatgtctGTATCTTGATCTTTGCTCGTTTTAGTCTCTATTTTGGATTTTTGCCTCTTAGTACCGCTGTCACACTTTGCTTCCTTCGTTTTACTcaattttttctcgttttcgttAGTTTGTTTGCTCTTACTGGCGATCACATCATCTCTGCGCTCAAGTTTGGATTTTTTTGCTACTAGATTTATATCTTCAGATAaatctttcctttttaaagTTTCGGTTTTTGTGGTTGACTGCATTATTACTGCATTTTTTGAAACTTCAAACGCTGATTTTAGCATGCAGATCGGTACGACGTCAGTCTTATCTCCATTTACTACGACATACACTCTGATCTTGGCGTGAATCTTGTAAGATGACAAATCGGGAGAAACGTCATTTATGTGTCTGCGAACGGGCAATACTGCCAGATATCCCACACCATTGCGTTTTATCAGAACGAGTATGAACCATTTAGAAATCATCAGAATTTCTGCTCTCAGCACAACTCCGGTGGGAAGCTGTGGCAATGTTTTCTGTTTCGAACTGATACCATTTACTATTCGCGGCAGGATCGATACATCAACGAGGTCGTGAATGTAATTCTTCCACAAAATCGTTCCGTACACTTTGTCACCAACTTTCAATTTAATGCCGGAATAATGTTCCATGCGTACCGTGCCCGTCAAGTGATTGTCCAGTCGAAGTATCAGACCATGCTTGGTAATCTTATCAACGGTGCCGCTAACTTTCTGCCCTAAAATTGCGGAAGAAATGGGCTTGCCTTTGTAAACTGCCTGGTTCGCCAATTCTGACAACTTGCTGAGATACAGACTTAAGACATCCACCGCCGTCATCATCTTAACTTCATGATCAGGTAAATTGTCCCATACATCTTTCAGCGACATCGTCAGAGCTAAATGTTTCTCGCGTTTGTTTATGGCTATGATCTTAACAAACTGTATCTGGTTAACTTGCAGCAGCTCGAAATTACTAATATTCTTATACGGTACAAATCCAAACTTGGAGTAATTCTCGACAGGCAAAATAACTCGTACACCGTCTGCCGATATGTCTCTGATCGTGCATGGAATGCAATCGCCCACTTTCAGCGCATCGAAGCTCCTATACTGTTCCTGCGTAACGAAAGTCCGTGAGAATGTCAGACTGGGCTCTCTCGAGAAAACGAGAGCCGAGATCTCGTCTCCGGCAGCGTACCTCGCCGACAGTAAACTGCCGACCTCGATACACGGGGCCATGTGACTCGCCGGTAAGAAACCTGTTACAACTTTACCTTCTTTGTTTATTCTCAATTGTACTCCATTGACGGAGGATTCCGTGATCGTTCCTTCCACCATTTCCCCGATCGACAGGTCAGCAGGTCGTTCCTCCTGTCTTTCAGAGACGATTTTCAACTTCATTTtaccttcttctttttctacgTGCTCGACGCACACTGTGACCGTTTGACCTAATGAATAATTCCAGCTCATACCGTAGTTAGCACGTGGCACCCACCCTTTCACATCCCCGTAGAATCTCACCAGCATACCGGTTTTGCTGATTTTCGTGACCGTGCCGTGGTACTTCGAGCCACATCGTGCCTCGTGAATATCATGCAAGACTGGCAGCTTACTCTTTATCAGCGACTGCTTCAGCGTGAATTTTACCTTATCGTTATCCAGCACTCTCGCCTCTACGCCGTCTCCGACTTTCAGTTTGCTCGATGCACTTGAGCCGACATCGGACACGTGTTCCGGCGGAACGGCTCCCCAAATCTTGCCCACTTGCACCTGCACGAAGCCAGACTTCGTGTCAACGTTCACGACCGTTACGTTGAGCGTGTCACCGAGCTTGAGGTCGGAAGCCGAGAAGTATTTCCGTTTCAGAAGGTCGTGCTCCATCGTGCAGACGTAAAGATGCTCCGTCCAATTGTACGAGAGTACCCTGCACCTGTGCGCAGAACCCTCTTTGAACTCTGCTGGAATCTTGGCGGGAGGGACGTCGGTTCTCCGTAGAGAGACGAATCCGCGTAGTCCGGACATGGACAATCTGAAGACTATCCCTTTAGCCTCTCTGAACAGAACTCTGGCCTTCTGGATGACATCACCCACCTtcaacctctctctctccgacgTGTCGGTCAACAAACTGAAGTAGGCTAGTTTCACAGTCGGCAACACGTACAACAGCGTGCCGGTTAGCTTCGTGTTCTCTGTGTACGCAGGATTGTCCAGGTAGACTTGGTTCACGTATCCAACATTTCTATTTCCAAACGTGATTTGCAGGCCGTTAGAGAGTACTTTGGTTACGCGAAGCTGCAATTTCGTTCCGGGCGTTAAGGCGTCCAAGGACGGCGTGTCGTGTGTGCTGACGTTGTTGATCTTTCTCTTCTTGGCTGACAATTTGATGACAGAGGTGCGATCCACGGTTTCGATTTCTTTAACGACGCAAAACAGTTGATTGCCTGgaactaataattataatttgtgatATTACCAAATTGTTTCAACGATATAAATTCGTTCCACATTACTAGTTATACTTACAATATTGCTTTCCTTTGTCGACGTCCTCGGTGGCAAGAAATGCCCTAACGTTAGCTACACCTGTGTCGACTACGTAACCGTGATCCTCTACGCTCTTGATGCCGCAGGCGATTTTCGTGTCCGTTACAAGGTGGCTGTTGTAAATATTTCGGTTGACCAACTGTGGTTCCAAGGATAAATTGTACAACCACTTTCCTTCAGCGTTTGCACTCTTGACGTAGCATACTACGTAATCACCAGCGCTGTACAAGTCTGATAAAGGCTTAAATTCGTCCAAATGGGTGTCATTCGAGCTTATTATACTTTGCAACAGGTTCGTGTAGGATTCACTGATGTTTGTGACTTCCACACGACCCAAGAGTCCACCTGGTATGGACACGATCAAGTCGTACTCGGATATTTCGGAAATTCGACCAAGAATTACCATTCCTTCACACAGCGTCACACGGGATAAACGGTCCGCAGTAGTGGCGATAAGATTTGTGTCCTCGGTTATATCATTGTCCACTTTCTTCGCTTGAGTTTTACGCTTCTTCTTTGACTTACGTTCTTCCTCAATGGGCTAACACAAAAATGCTACGTCTTATTAATTGTACCCacatttcttaattatagACACAGAATTCAGTGAGATACGACAGAAAGAGacttaacataaataaaattatatacataccaCCTCGAATgatctctttttaatttcgaaCTTCTCTCCTCCCCTTGGAAAACTTTTCAGTGTCATCTgaaagtattttaaataataaatgataagtAATTGATGAGAAACATTTAAAGAATGAAAGTAGGGTTAAGTAGCGATATAGGTTAATTCGTtctgaaatgtaaaatttaatgatcATGAATTAAAACaggttttaaaaatatcttgttGCAATCGTGTGCCACATACTTTGAcgattcaaataaaataactatCTTTGCAGTGAGagctatatatatagttatataactCGAACACGTGTTTAAATCACGCGGATGCGATGATTTACTTGGTTCTCGTATTTTAGCTGTATATCAATTTTAGTCTAAAACGTGACGACGATTATTAACCGCTATTGCTTTCCTCGTTGCAAATAAAAGTAGCTGAATTATAagaattcaaaaattaatgaattttatataaaccaCGCCGCTCAACGTAAATCTTATCTAGTCGACCGAGTCGACCGACAGTCGACTGCTCGCGTTGAGGTTGAGGTGGGTCAGGCGAGCGCGTTTTTCGCACATGCGCAGCAAAATGGCCACTAAGCAATTCGATCAcatgaaataatgaaagttTCGTGAACCagtcatataatttattaatatttgcataatatacatacaataatacGTATTTTCCTTTCCTTGAAGAGAAGCAAGTTGATAAAAATcgttataaaagtaataacatGTATAGTCATAGTGAAGAAATTCTACTTGTAAAACGAGAGGTTGCCTTACGTAGCCCGATTTATTTGCGAAACATGTACAAAGTATACAAATAAcgcattattaatgtatattcgcttcatatatattaaatatatagcaTCCCTAATATATATCACACATgaatcgaaaaattaattgtatttagaattattacctcacttattttacttatatctaataaaataagtaacaaGAGAATTACAGGGACgcataaatacaataaatcatataaataaaattaagtatcCTTATGTAACGAATAATAACATGTCTGAacgatgtatatatatacatttgtcacattaacaataaaaaatgaaattaatgtacctgaaatacttaaatatttattctttacatatttataggATGTAcctagaaaatattatattatcccacacataatataatgtttattttttatttttttattatttattttaagaagccATCTCTTCCAGGAACATCCTATACATATgtgtttgtatatatatacactcacACATAAACTAAACATAAAGTAAAagatcaatatatatattttaaattaataacctTAAATAATTctcacatttatttttaaaataaagcagttggatgagaaaaaaaaattaaaatttataacaaaaaaccatattataatagaaaactTCAAAAGTCAGAATTAAAGCATTCTCCGTTATCGAGAAGTTCTCGTTATACAAACTTTTGTTCCACTGTAATATATCGTTGACTATCTGTGTTCGTCGTGTATTTAAGATGGTTCTTTAAAGCTTTATAATGTATTTAACGGTGACTACATTACTGTAGGATGAAAAAGCTTTTACAGATGGCTATAATGGACAATACTGCTACAGTGGAAAAAGCGTTCGATACGTGGAAACTGACTGATGTACCTGTAGCAGCAGCAGACTGCGCTTTCAGTAATTTCTCACACGGCGTTactttctttatataattaagtatagaGTCCATTATATTCGCGGGCGTTGAGTCCTTGCATTTCTCCAATTCTGTCACCATGCAATTTTGGAGATTGGTTATGTCCCTGCGCAACAGACAAAGtcagtataaattatatttctttcaaaaattataatggAAGGAAATAAGACAtgaattttaaattcattaaattccAGACAGGTAAACATATGTATCTTAAAATGTGATGCGTTAAGATCGCTGAAAACATtaacatgaaataattataactcaCATGCATTCCTTGGTCTCAAAATTCAGCGTCGGTAGACTCTCCAAGCCTATGAAACCAGAGGCATCACTTTTCGGTAGGTAGCTACTGAACGTTTTATTGGCACAGTCTTGAAGCTCTTGCTGCTTCTCTTGGAAGCATTCGGGTCCTCCGGTTGAtataaaaactgtaaaattaaattgcccAAGTTACTAACATTGGCAGCGCAAAAATAACACGAGATTCCAAAACGTAACTATGATGCATCCGCAGGAACTCCATTTTGAATCGGAAACTCTTAAAAGACTTGAAAAATATCGCGTATGAAATTAGCGATTCGTTACGTACGAGCAATGCGATCTCCCTGCTTGAAGCAAGCGAATTCCAATAGTGAGTCGGTGatgttcatcacgatcttcttgttctctttctctctctcatccagACAGTGCTCCATCGTGTTCGTAAAGTTGTACACGCAGGCTCGCAAAGTAGTGCGCTTGTCGCAGTAATTCTTAAAAACGATATCGAGATCGCCGGTCGGTTTGTACTTCTCCATCTCCGCCTCGAGCTCCGTGATATTAATGAGTGTACGAATACAATCTGTCATTTCCACCTGGGCCCTTTGGGCATTCTCAAACGCGTCTGGTCCACCGTTCTTAGTGCACTTCTCCTTAAAGAGATTTCTCGCCTGTTCGACGCTGGGTATTGCAGATGTATTTAAGTTCTTCAATTCCGGTATGTCACCCACTATACCGCTAACCTGTTGGAGAACGTCGTCGGCGGACGGTAGATTTTCTTGTGAATGCGTACATCTAAAGAGGCCTGCAACAAGGAAATTagactttattttaattaatttgtttattaaaattatactttacacatgaaatatattttgatacgATAATTCCTAAATTGGGAATTATTTCCTAAGAAAGATGACTAGAAAGTTGACTAGAAAGttgcttttttatttcgtcAAGATGAAggagtaattttatttccactTCAGATGTCGTTCCACGACAAACTTATTTTAAGTCACTGATGACTTCCTGTCGCGAGTAAAGTATTAATAATGCTtagatttatttagaaaaattgcAACTGGATATTTGATTGACAAACtgaatttcttataatttgcTGAGAACCAGAATTATACCATGAATCAACAATTCATCGAAGTTATTATAAATGCGACCGATGAAGTTTTTCTCGGTAATTTAATTTGTCCGATTAGCCCAATTAGCAACCTATGAGTTCTGCGTCATTTCTATCGTGACATTTAAATGCCAGTTATTCCGAAAATATTACCTAAGAAGAGCGCGTGCTAATAAATTCTAATGTGATAGAAAATTCATGAGGAAGGATGAGACCCGAGAAGAAATGCTTTGTCATACAAAGTTAAGCAGCATTAGTAATATCAATAAGTTTTAACATAAGAAGAGTCcatatttttctaaagaatttaaatttgaaattgagactatatttttctaaggactttaaatgtgaaattgaaaaatcttCAATGGGGGCAAACTTCTTTGTTGGTGAGATCGAAATACATAATCTACAGACTTTGTATTTCGCGTCAATCAACTTCTAATCggtatattttatctttctttgtGGTGAGTGTTTCCAGAAAACACTCGGATCATTTGTGACGGAATGTCGAGGTAAAGTACTACGTCGACCTCGAATCTCTTCCTTGACATTTAGAATGAATAACTTGACTCACCGATTATCATGTTAACATTAGTTCCAATTACCGTCCTTCTTATCATCAATATAGAAGATTTTTAAATCACTTCATACGAGTAATGCAGTTTTTCCAATTAAATTTggagattaatattattgcagttttaaaaatacaaaaaaacgCATCATGAATCataactgaaaaattatttttattgtcgaATGACTGTTACATGATCAAGATAAGGCAAAGGTATTTATACGCATGTATAATTGTATTACAGTTTTTTACGAGCTAATTGACCTAGAATGTCTTTTTTCTTAATCCGTTTCTTACAAAAAGTACGGATAAACACTCTCATTTATCAGATCTCATagttattatcttattatctccataaatatattttactaaaaaatatacatctttttcttttacttcttttttctttcataatattaattgtagattcatattaaataacgcggatatttttcgttttactTCGCATTCCGAATCACACGTTATCAGTCTCACTGAGGGATTATCTAACTAATGATAACAAATTAACAGTCTGTAATTTATTCTGATTCTTTTTCATGTGTATTCCGCAATAGCTGGTGATAAAAATAAGCCAATAAAAGTATgaattatgcaatatttcggATAAgctataatagaaaatttacatCAATATATTATCGTGCGGAAGTATATCGGAGTGAGCCTTCATTTCTTTGCGTGTGCGTATGTTTCACGCAGTGACTTTCctagaataataataagtatcaTTAATACTTTACTCGCGACAGGAAGTCATCAGTGACTTAAAATAAGCTTGTCGTGGAACGACATCTGAagtggaaataaaattactccTTCATCCTgacgaaataaaaaagcaactttccatttatataattaattccaATTATTCGAATCTTAGTTTACGTACTTTCACAAAATCTACGATTTCTATCAGAATAGCCAAGCAGGGGTTTAATAAATCGAATTGTTCTGGTGGTCTCACTGGCTCTTTTTTGAAGTCGGAGTTTTAAATTACTTCATTTGATAGACTACTGTTACATCATAATCATCGTATCGGTTGACGTATCTACAACGATAAAATGCAAGTCCGAGTGCTTTATTACGGCCGATGGCTCGATGGCAAGGTTCGAGCGCTACATTTAAATGCATAATTGCGGAGCAAAGTGCAGCTGATGCGTACGACATCGTGTAAAAACCCGTCAATCAAGAATCAAGCGGTATCAGTAGCAGCGCGGACATGATACGTGAATCTAAGgatgataaatattcatacTACATTCTTGTATTAAGATCGTCTTAAATAAGATCTTAAGATATTTGTTAGCCTATCAGATAactgtattaatattaaaaattatctaaacaattattatctaaataatttaattatctaaaAAAGGTATGCTTAAAATTATCTCATTATGAGAATCGACTGTGAATACTGCCCTGAAAATTGCCTCGCACGATTAATCCGGTTAACAACAGCAATTCAACGTAGTGCACATTAtggcaattataattaatgccaGGAATTGCAATGAAAATGTCTATTCGACCAGCGAACAAGCGAATGTAACGCATCATTAATCGCGATTGCAAACGTGCGATTTTGAACGTTGCGTGCTAATTACATAATCATCGATATTACACGCGTCATTGCCGGCCTGACATAttagtaaaagaaaaagaaattacctGTCTAGCACGCAGTGTACTTTGTAATCTACTTGATTACGCGTGATGTTTGTTCGATGTACCTATCTTGGGAAACATCTGTAAAACTCCAGTCCAGTGACGACCCGCATTTATCGAATACTTTAAATTTCTGATAACATCTATactttaaattgattaaaacaGCATTTTTTCTACCTAGGTTATACCTGATTAGGTCTAATCAGGTGAAGTGAGTCACGAGTGAGAATTGACGAGTCTTTGACACGCGTCAAGTCCAATAGGAGTTAAAAAGTTACTATATGGATGATATAATCGTTCAAAAAATTTCTATGTTTTTAGATAAtacttctattttattttcctattGTTTTATCCGTCTCAGGCGGTTTTCACGTAAAATTCTTCCCTAGCAACGTGATTTAAAACATTAGTGAGGTACAAACAGCATTAGAAGCGCAGAGTACACCGACCTTTCTCTACATTCTCTCGTAACAATTC
Coding sequences within:
- the LOC105275332 gene encoding 27 kDa hemolymph glycoprotein — protein: MKCITFTAVAFAVLLGLFRCTHSQENLPSADDVLQQVSGIVGDIPELKNLNTSAIPSVEQARNLFKEKCTKNGGPDAFENAQRAQVEMTDCIRTLINITELEAEMEKYKPTGDLDIVFKNYCDKRTTLRACVYNFTNTMEHCLDEREKENKKIVMNITDSLLEFACFKQGDRIALFISTGGPECFQEKQQELQDCANKTFSSYLPKSDASGFIGLESLPTLNFETKECMDITNLQNCMVTELEKCKDSTPANIMDSILNYIKKVTPCEKLLKAQSAAATGTSVSFHVSNAFSTVAVLSIIAICKSFFILQ
- the LOC105275331 gene encoding protein RRP5 homolog — protein: MTLKSFPRGGEKFEIKKRSFEVPIEEERKSKKKRKTQAKKVDNDITEDTNLIATTADRLSRVTLCEGMVILGRISEISEYDLIVSIPGGLLGRVEVTNISESYTNLLQSIISSNDTHLDEFKPLSDLYSAGDYVVCYVKSANAEGKWLYNLSLEPQLVNRNIYNSHLVTDTKIACGIKSVEDHGYVVDTGVANVRAFLATEDVDKGKQYFPGNQLFCVVKEIETVDRTSVIKLSAKKRKINNVSTHDTPSLDALTPGTKLQLRVTKVLSNGLQITFGNRNVGYVNQVYLDNPAYTENTKLTGTLLYVLPTVKLAYFSLLTDTSERERLKVGDVIQKARVLFREAKGIVFRLSMSGLRGFVSLRRTDVPPAKIPAEFKEGSAHRCRVLSYNWTEHLYVCTMEHDLLKRKYFSASDLKLGDTLNVTVVNVDTKSGFVQVQVGKIWGAVPPEHVSDVGSSASSKLKVGDGVEARVLDNDKVKFTLKQSLIKSKLPVLHDIHEARCGSKYHGTVTKISKTGMLVRFYGDVKGWVPRANYGMSWNYSLGQTVTVCVEHVEKEEGKMKLKIVSERQEERPADLSIGEMVEGTITESSVNGVQLRINKEGKVVTGFLPASHMAPCIEVGSLLSARYAAGDEISALVFSREPSLTFSRTFVTQEQYRSFDALKVGDCIPCTIRDISADGVRVILPVENYSKFGFVPYKNISNFELLQVNQIQFVKIIAINKREKHLALTMSLKDVWDNLPDHEVKMMTAVDVLSLYLSKLSELANQAVYKGKPISSAILGQKVSGTVDKITKHGLILRLDNHLTGTVRMEHYSGIKLKVGDKVYGTILWKNYIHDLVDVSILPRIVNGISSKQKTLPQLPTGVVLRAEILMISKWFILVLIKRNGVGYLAVLPVRRHINDVSPDLSSYKIHAKIRVYVVVNGDKTDVVPICMLKSAFEVSKNAVIMQSTTKTETLKRKDLSEDINLVAKKSKLERRDDVIASKSKQTNENEKKLSKTKEAKCDSGTKRQKSKIETKTSKDQDTDMKKENRIKDINELDFSDASEVEEGKLFMEKFQIPECGFSWDSKPNQAARENVETSSDEEEEPEEALKKKKKKKLSAAERREQERQREREIRQREEALASNRMPNSIDQFDRLVLSSPDSSLVWLQYMTYHLQATEIDKARAIARRAIKTINFREENERVNVWNAWLNLESRYGNTESLNDVLQEALRTNDAFKVYTHMLTVHADAGRQAELEKLIGTMIGKFKQDLQTWVECGTALLKTGLKEKSRHIMQRALQSLPESHHVNLLVRFANLENKFGDKERAQTLFEKILTSYPKRVDVWSCYVDCLTRSEDIDIARRVLERACVQTLPARKMKTLFKKFMSFEEKYGTPETVSHVQQMAADYVEKQCNAN